A stretch of the Actinomyces faecalis genome encodes the following:
- the pyrF gene encoding orotidine-5'-phosphate decarboxylase: MSLSDQVHEDFPGTLPFGARLAAAMDEHGPLCVGIDPHPGLLQTWGLADDAAGLREFSLRVVEALGGRVAAVKPQSAFFERHGSAGVAVLEETLAALRAADTLCVLDVKRGDIGSTMTGYAQAYLADGAPLAADAITLSPYLGVGSLAPAVALAQATGRGLFVLGLTSNPEGPSVQHARDDEGRSVAGVVVAAVAGLNAAARSAGTLGSVGLVVGATTGDAVSRLGLDLAASNAPLLAPGVGAQGAGAAELEQVFGRARTQVLASTSRGVLRAGPQAADLQRAAQEATASAVSALRG, translated from the coding sequence ATGAGCCTTTCTGACCAGGTCCACGAGGACTTTCCCGGGACCCTGCCCTTCGGGGCTCGTCTGGCCGCCGCCATGGACGAGCACGGACCCCTGTGCGTGGGCATCGACCCGCATCCAGGTCTGCTCCAGACCTGGGGCCTGGCTGACGACGCGGCGGGGCTGAGGGAGTTCTCCCTGCGAGTGGTTGAGGCGCTGGGAGGACGCGTGGCCGCGGTCAAGCCGCAGTCGGCCTTCTTCGAGCGTCACGGCTCGGCCGGCGTGGCGGTGCTGGAGGAGACTCTTGCGGCGCTGCGTGCTGCCGACACCCTCTGCGTCCTGGACGTCAAGCGTGGGGACATCGGCTCCACCATGACGGGCTACGCCCAGGCCTACCTCGCTGACGGGGCGCCGTTGGCGGCTGACGCGATCACCCTGTCTCCCTACCTGGGCGTGGGCTCGCTGGCTCCGGCCGTAGCGCTGGCTCAGGCGACCGGGCGCGGTCTGTTCGTGCTGGGACTGACCTCCAACCCGGAGGGACCCAGCGTCCAGCACGCTCGCGACGACGAGGGACGGTCGGTGGCCGGCGTCGTCGTCGCCGCCGTGGCCGGGCTCAACGCCGCCGCGCGCTCGGCCGGGACGCTGGGCAGCGTCGGCCTCGTCGTCGGAGCGACGACCGGTGACGCCGTCAGCCGGCTCGGGCTCGATCTCGCAGCGTCCAACGCTCCGCTCCTGGCACCCGGCGTGGGGGCCCAGGGAGCGGGCGCGGCTGAGCTGGAGCAGGTCTTCGGGCGGGCACGGACCCAGGTCCTGGCCTCCACCTCCCGCGGCGTGCTGCGTGCCGGCCCTCAGGCCGCGGACCTGCAGCGGGCCGCGCAGGAGGCGACGGCGAGCGCCGTCAGCGCGCTGCGCGGCTGA
- the rpoZ gene encoding DNA-directed RNA polymerase subunit omega, with protein MLGTSPKPEGITNPPIDDLLEKVDSKYGLVVEAAKRARQINSYTQQLEDNQLEYFGPLVEVDPEEKPLGIALREVVEDKLEVIPGDVARARRAEAEEARRAAEADMFSDISLDSPVSLGETEGQDGSNAATSLDDIQF; from the coding sequence ATGCTCGGAACCTCCCCGAAGCCGGAGGGCATCACGAACCCGCCGATCGACGACCTCCTGGAGAAGGTCGACTCGAAGTACGGGCTCGTGGTGGAGGCCGCTAAGCGCGCTCGTCAGATCAACAGCTACACCCAGCAGCTGGAGGACAACCAGCTGGAGTACTTCGGCCCGCTCGTCGAGGTCGACCCTGAGGAGAAGCCTCTGGGCATCGCCTTGCGCGAGGTCGTCGAGGACAAGCTCGAGGTCATCCCCGGTGACGTCGCTCGCGCCCGTCGCGCCGAGGCTGAGGAAGCCCGCCGCGCCGCTGAGGCGGACATGTTCTCCGACATCTCGCTGGACTCTCCGGTCTCGCTGGGCGAGACCGAGGGGCAGGACGGCAGCAACGCCGCCACCAGCCTGGACGACATCCAGTTCTGA
- the coaBC gene encoding bifunctional phosphopantothenoylcysteine decarboxylase/phosphopantothenate--cysteine ligase CoaBC: MASSVRDERAAARSGPRRVVVGVSGSIAAYKAPGVIRLLRQAGHEVKVVATQAALRFIGAPALAAVSGGPVGTGVFDDPAAVEHVATGEWAELVLVAPASADLLARVAAGRADDLLTATILTTSAPVVLAPAMHTQMWLNPATVENVATLRRRGLTVIDPDSGRLTGADSGPGRLPEPERVVAEALAVLGRTGDPSASQPLAGRHVVVSAGGTREPIDPVRYLGNRSSGRQGVAIAAQAARLGARVTLVAANIEAEVLRDLPAQAEVVQAPTALELREAVRRAGRDADVVVMAAAVADYRPAQVAGTKIKKHALDGQADASHRATDALSIRLVENPDVLAELVSDPPRRQGRTLVVGFAAETGDEDGDVLAHGAAKARRKGADLLAVNAVGEGTGFGDVPNRVVVLDREGNEVARASGSKAQVARALLDLVAQRLA, encoded by the coding sequence GTGGCGTCGTCGGTCAGGGACGAGCGCGCCGCGGCCCGTAGCGGGCCGCGGCGCGTTGTCGTCGGTGTGTCGGGGTCGATCGCGGCCTACAAGGCGCCTGGTGTCATCAGGCTGCTGCGCCAGGCCGGTCACGAGGTCAAGGTGGTGGCGACCCAGGCCGCCCTGCGCTTCATCGGGGCCCCGGCCCTGGCTGCCGTCTCGGGAGGCCCGGTGGGCACGGGGGTCTTTGACGACCCAGCCGCCGTGGAGCACGTGGCCACGGGGGAGTGGGCGGAGCTGGTGCTGGTGGCTCCCGCCTCGGCGGACCTGCTCGCCCGAGTGGCGGCCGGGCGCGCTGACGACCTGCTGACCGCCACGATCCTGACCACGAGCGCCCCGGTGGTCCTGGCGCCGGCCATGCACACCCAGATGTGGCTCAACCCGGCCACGGTCGAGAACGTGGCGACGCTGCGTCGTCGCGGGCTGACGGTCATCGACCCGGACTCCGGGCGCCTGACGGGTGCGGACTCGGGTCCCGGCCGGCTGCCGGAGCCTGAGCGCGTCGTGGCCGAGGCCCTCGCGGTCCTTGGCCGCACGGGTGATCCGTCGGCGTCCCAGCCCCTGGCCGGTCGGCACGTCGTCGTCTCAGCCGGCGGGACGCGCGAGCCGATCGACCCGGTGCGCTACCTGGGCAACCGCTCCTCCGGGCGCCAGGGCGTCGCGATCGCTGCCCAGGCCGCCCGGCTCGGCGCGAGGGTGACGCTCGTGGCGGCCAATATCGAGGCCGAGGTCCTGCGTGACCTGCCGGCGCAGGCCGAGGTCGTCCAGGCCCCCACCGCGCTGGAGCTGCGTGAGGCGGTGCGTCGGGCAGGCCGGGACGCCGACGTCGTCGTCATGGCGGCGGCTGTGGCCGACTACCGACCGGCGCAGGTGGCGGGTACCAAGATCAAGAAGCACGCCCTGGACGGGCAGGCAGACGCCTCCCACCGTGCCACTGACGCCCTGAGCATCCGTCTGGTCGAGAACCCTGACGTGCTCGCGGAGCTGGTCAGCGACCCGCCGCGACGTCAGGGCAGGACGCTCGTCGTCGGCTTCGCGGCTGAGACCGGGGACGAGGACGGTGACGTGCTCGCCCACGGGGCGGCCAAGGCCCGTCGTAAGGGAGCCGACCTCCTGGCGGTCAACGCCGTCGGTGAGGGCACGGGCTTCGGGGACGTGCCCAACCGCGTCGTCGTCCTGGACCGTGAGGGCAACGAGGTCGCC
- the gmk gene encoding guanylate kinase, with product MSSPAPPPCPQPAPGGARPALTVIAGPTAVGKGTIVAELRRRHPDLFVSVSATTRAPRPGEVDGVHYRFVTDAEFDQLVEHGQMLEWALVHGRYRYGTPRGPVDAELAAGRPAVLEIDLDGARQVRRSMPGCRLVFIAPPSWEELVARLKGRGTEDAAEQERRLATARTEMAAEGEFDVTIVNDTVARTTDELETLLGLAG from the coding sequence ATGAGCTCCCCGGCCCCCCCTCCCTGCCCCCAGCCCGCCCCCGGCGGCGCACGTCCTGCTCTCACTGTGATCGCCGGGCCGACGGCAGTCGGCAAGGGAACGATCGTCGCTGAGCTGCGGCGTCGTCACCCTGACCTCTTCGTCTCGGTGTCCGCCACGACGCGTGCTCCCCGCCCCGGCGAGGTCGACGGCGTCCACTACCGCTTCGTCACCGACGCCGAGTTCGACCAGCTCGTGGAGCACGGACAGATGCTGGAGTGGGCCCTGGTCCACGGTCGCTACCGCTACGGCACCCCTCGTGGTCCGGTGGACGCCGAGCTCGCGGCCGGACGGCCGGCGGTGCTGGAGATCGACCTCGACGGCGCCCGCCAGGTGCGTCGCTCGATGCCAGGCTGCCGGCTCGTCTTCATCGCTCCTCCCAGCTGGGAGGAGCTCGTGGCCCGTCTCAAGGGCCGCGGTACCGAGGACGCGGCCGAGCAGGAACGGCGCCTGGCCACGGCCCGCACGGAGATGGCGGCCGAGGGCGAGTTCGACGTCACGATCGTCAACGACACCGTGGCGCGTACCACCGACGAGCTCGAGACTCTTCTTGGCCTGGCAGGCTAG